Proteins from a genomic interval of Chroococcidiopsis thermalis PCC 7203:
- a CDS encoding ABC transporter transmembrane domain-containing protein produces the protein MRSPKRKSSPRLRPQPKHPLKRLLAYTRHYRGEIWLASFYSVLNKIFDLAPPVLIGVAVDVVVQRQDSIIARWGVKDVFAQFLILSVLTVIIWILESIFEYAYARKWRNLAQRIQHELRLDAYNHLQELELAYFEERSTGGLMSVLSDDINQLERFLDNGANEIIQVTATVLIIGGAFFILAPSVAWMAMLPMPFILWGSVAFQRLLAPRYAEVREKVSLLNARLANNLSGIMTIKSFTAEAYESSRLAEESQAYRQSNRKAIALSAAFVPLIRMIILAGFTALLLFGGMEAIAGRMSVGTYSVLIFLIQRLLWPLTRLGETFDQYQRAMASTNRVMNLLDTPIDIHTGDITLPIHEVKGEVILKDVTFAYYERSPVIENLSLQIPAGKTIAIVGSTGSGKSTLVKLLLRLYEVRSGTITLDGIDIRDLKLRDLRACIGLVSQDVFLFHGTVAENIAYGSPDANIDKIISAAKVAEAHEFIMQLPQDYETIVGERGQKLSGGQRQRIAIARAVLKNPPILILDEATSAVDNETEAAIQRSLERIIVDRTTIAIAHRLSTVRNADCIYVMEYGKLIESGTHEQLLERGGIYATLWRVQSGIK, from the coding sequence ATGCGATCGCCAAAACGCAAATCTTCCCCAAGGTTGCGCCCTCAACCAAAGCATCCCCTCAAACGCTTACTCGCCTACACTCGCCACTATCGCGGGGAAATTTGGCTGGCATCTTTCTATTCTGTCTTAAATAAAATCTTCGATCTGGCTCCACCTGTATTGATTGGTGTTGCTGTTGATGTGGTAGTACAGCGTCAAGATTCGATTATTGCCCGTTGGGGAGTTAAGGATGTTTTTGCCCAATTTCTGATTCTCTCCGTCCTCACAGTGATTATTTGGATACTAGAATCAATTTTTGAATATGCCTATGCCAGGAAATGGCGCAACTTGGCGCAGAGGATTCAACACGAACTCCGCCTCGATGCTTACAACCACTTGCAAGAATTAGAACTCGCCTATTTTGAAGAACGCAGTACGGGCGGCTTGATGTCAGTTTTGAGCGATGATATCAATCAATTAGAGCGATTTTTGGATAATGGCGCGAATGAAATTATCCAAGTTACCGCTACAGTTCTAATTATCGGCGGGGCTTTCTTTATTCTCGCTCCTAGCGTCGCTTGGATGGCGATGTTACCCATGCCTTTTATTTTGTGGGGTTCGGTAGCGTTTCAACGACTTTTGGCTCCGCGTTATGCAGAGGTGCGAGAAAAAGTTAGCTTATTGAATGCAAGGCTGGCAAATAATTTGTCAGGCATTATGACGATCAAAAGCTTTACTGCCGAAGCCTATGAATCAAGCAGACTTGCAGAGGAAAGTCAAGCCTACCGTCAGAGTAACAGAAAAGCGATCGCGCTATCTGCTGCCTTCGTTCCCTTAATTCGGATGATTATTTTAGCGGGTTTTACCGCTTTACTTTTATTTGGAGGCATGGAAGCGATCGCGGGCAGAATGAGTGTAGGGACGTACAGCGTCTTGATCTTTTTAATTCAGCGTTTGTTGTGGCCCCTAACTAGATTAGGCGAAACCTTTGACCAATATCAACGGGCAATGGCTTCGACAAATCGAGTGATGAATTTACTCGACACTCCTATTGATATTCATACTGGAGATATTACCTTACCAATTCATGAGGTAAAAGGAGAGGTGATATTAAAAGATGTTACCTTTGCTTATTACGAGCGATCGCCCGTCATTGAAAATCTATCTTTGCAGATTCCTGCTGGGAAAACCATTGCAATTGTTGGTTCCACGGGTTCGGGGAAGAGTACTTTAGTCAAACTCCTACTCAGATTATACGAAGTGCGATCGGGAACGATTACCTTAGATGGGATCGATATCCGCGATTTAAAATTGAGAGATTTACGCGCTTGTATTGGTTTAGTCAGTCAGGATGTTTTCTTATTTCACGGTACTGTAGCTGAGAATATTGCCTATGGTAGTCCCGATGCCAATATAGATAAAATTATCTCAGCAGCAAAGGTTGCAGAAGCGCATGAATTTATCATGCAACTGCCCCAAGATTATGAAACAATTGTGGGGGAAAGGGGACAAAAATTATCAGGCGGACAACGACAAAGAATTGCGATCGCCCGTGCAGTATTAAAGAACCCACCAATTTTAATCTTGGATGAAGCGACATCAGCCGTCGATAACGAAACAGAAGCAGCTATTCAGCGATCGCTCGAACGAATTATT